Proteins encoded within one genomic window of Amycolatopsis nigrescens CSC17Ta-90:
- a CDS encoding sensor histidine kinase: MRTIERSGYFVAVVEIGFPLSLLAWRFSLRHASPALAERLEPVGHILPLLVAPLAILIWSTLRRLRRGLPAWRWTLPVLAVQLGFVIFGEWHANTTILTLLFGCTMLVTVREPWSWPLFGAVITGSVVASSWASPWPAMLGLLLHNLLVGAVIYAVVRMAEMAVALRRAQDQLAGFAVVQERARVSRDLHDTLGQALTAIGLRAELAARLMAASPGRAATEIQVVQELTEQTLDDVRLVARGAWQPVFEDELTTGTALLESAGVRCGAQVGAIPDERTARVAGWALREGITNVLKHSKARRCLLQTEIRNGRFRLMIENDGVRRHQGQPGNGLIGITDRAGRLGGAVRFGPAAGGRFRLMVEIPIGEDDDGADQGRGGRGHASAARRLDRVAGS; this comes from the coding sequence TTGCGGACCATCGAGCGGTCTGGGTATTTCGTGGCCGTCGTCGAGATCGGTTTTCCGCTGAGCCTGCTGGCGTGGCGGTTCTCACTGCGGCACGCGTCGCCCGCACTGGCCGAGCGGCTGGAGCCGGTCGGGCACATTTTGCCGTTGCTGGTGGCCCCGCTGGCGATCCTGATCTGGTCGACGCTGCGGCGGCTGCGCCGGGGGCTGCCCGCGTGGCGGTGGACGTTGCCGGTGCTGGCGGTGCAGCTCGGCTTCGTCATCTTCGGGGAGTGGCACGCGAACACGACCATCCTGACGCTGCTGTTCGGGTGCACGATGCTGGTCACGGTGCGCGAGCCGTGGTCGTGGCCACTGTTCGGTGCCGTCATTACCGGGAGCGTGGTGGCCAGCAGCTGGGCGTCGCCGTGGCCGGCGATGCTCGGGTTGTTGCTGCACAACCTGCTGGTGGGCGCGGTGATCTACGCGGTGGTCCGGATGGCCGAGATGGCCGTCGCCCTGCGGCGGGCCCAGGACCAGCTGGCCGGGTTCGCGGTGGTGCAGGAACGCGCGCGGGTGTCGCGGGACCTGCACGACACGCTCGGCCAGGCGCTCACCGCGATCGGCCTGCGGGCGGAGCTCGCGGCACGGCTGATGGCGGCCAGCCCCGGCAGGGCGGCCACCGAGATCCAGGTGGTGCAGGAACTGACCGAGCAGACCCTGGACGACGTCCGACTGGTCGCCCGCGGTGCGTGGCAGCCGGTGTTCGAGGACGAGCTGACGACCGGGACGGCCCTGCTGGAGTCCGCGGGCGTGCGGTGCGGCGCGCAAGTGGGAGCGATCCCGGACGAGCGGACCGCCAGGGTGGCCGGGTGGGCGCTGCGCGAGGGCATCACGAACGTGCTCAAGCACAGCAAGGCACGGCGCTGCCTGCTGCAGACCGAGATCCGGAACGGCAGGTTCCGGCTGATGATCGAGAACGACGGTGTCCGCCGGCACCAAGGGCAGCCGGGCAACGGACTCATCGGGATCACCGACCGGGCCGGCCGGCTCGGCGGCGCAGTGCGGTTCGGGCCGGCCGCCGGCGGGCGGTTCCGGCTGATGGTGGAGATACCGATCGGAGAAGACGATGACGGCGCCGATCAAGGTCGTGGTGGCCGAGGACATGCGAGTGCTGCGCGACGCCTTGATCGCGTTGCTGGTTCTTGA